The following DNA comes from Chloroflexota bacterium.
GCAGAAGATAGGCATAAAAGCCATTTTTGGCCCAGGTACCCCCACACCAAAGATTATCGAGTTTATCAGGAGCGAACTGACCGGCAAAAATAATTAAGCAAGTTTATCACCTTCTGGCAATTCCAACGATATCTTTCAGATTCTGTATCCCCTTCTTTTTCATAAATTGCTCAATGCCATCCAGTACATCCAGAACGGCTTGAGGGCTGGTCAAGTTAACCGTGCCAACCTGTACAGCACTAGCCCCGGCCATTAGAAATTCTAAAGCGTCAGCAGCGCAACTAATGCCACCGCAGCCAATTATAGGTATACCAACGATCCCAGCAACCTTATACACCATGTAGAGAGCGATCGGCTTGATAGCTGGACCGGAAAGCCCACCTACGGTATTACCCAAAGAAGGCTGGCATTTATTTATATCTATAGCCATTCCTCGCACTGTATTAATCAAGGTTATAGCATCAGCTCCAGCTTCATATACTGCCGAGGCAATTTCTCCAATATCAGTGACGTTAGGACTTAACTTAACGATAATGGGTAAGCTGCTGACTGATTTAACCATTTTGGTCACTTCTGCTGCAGACCTCGGGTTAGTGCCAAATTCCATCCCACCAGATGCTACATTAGGGCAACTTATGTTGACTTCGATACCGCTTACGCCGGGAATGCCCTCTAGCCTAGCAGCGACTTCTTGATACGCATCTATAGTTTCGCCAGCGATATTAACAATAACTGGCACTCGCCATTTAGCCCAAACAGGAGCTTTTTCTTTTATCACAGCCTCGACCCCAATATTCTCCAAACCTACAGAATTAATAACCCCGGAAGCTGTCTCCACCAGCCGTGGTTGCGGATTACCTTCTCTAGCCCTTAAAGTTGTGCCTTTACAAACGATAGCTCCCAGCCTTTTTATGTCAATTAGTTTGCTATATTCAACACCATAGCCAAAGGTGCCAGAGGCTGTCATCACAGGATTAGCCAGAAGTAGGCCCTTTGGATGCCCTGGTGTTAACTGGACACTTAGGTTACCCATTTCAAGCCTTAATTGACGGACGCAATTTGCGCACAGACTCCACTTTGCTAGCCATAGTTGTTGGTTTGTCCCGGCGGTCATCTATTTTCAGGTGGGTAACTACTCGCGATGCACCCCTAGTAAAAGGAACCTCGTGCATCTTGCGAACCGCTTCAAGTAGTTTATCAAGGGGACCTTCAATGACAGTCCCCATTGGAGTAAGACGATAAGTTAAGTCTTTCCTCCCTTTAAGTACCTCGAGACATGAAACAACATGGTGGCTCAACCCTGTATCGCCTGTACCTATTGGAATAATTGACACTTCTGCAACAACGCGTCCTTTCATCACCACCTCCTACATATAGTATAGCCAAGGTTATGAAGAAAATATAGTATCGCGATTATTTACCAAGGGTGAGGCTACATGTGTGTGGTGATAGGTAATTCTAGGGTCAAGGCTACATGTTGTGTTGCTAGACACCCACATAAGGTTACAACTACATTGGAAAGGGTACATTGTTAAACGCTCTGACAGCATCGGCTTTTATCATATATAAAGAAATATGCTAAAATCTTAACCAATAGTCTAAAGAGGGCAAAATCGAGATATTCAAGGAGCTCATGAGTTATATTATCCGACGTATGCAAGACGGAGACATTCCACAGGCGCTTGAGATAGACCGCGAGGCTTTCCCAGCTCAGTGGCCTCACCCATCGTATGATTCCTTCAAACAGGAACTCCGCAACCGGTTAGCCCTTTATGTAGTGGTTGTTAAACCAAGCGAAATTGAAGCGACTAAACAAGACACTGACGACAAAGGTTTTTGGCAGAAACTGCAGCACCTTTTCGACCATGCCCGCTTCTTTGGGGAAGAAGTCTCCCCACATCAGAAGGAATACATCGTTGGCATTGCTGGTTTCTGGATAATGGTAGATGAGGCACATATTACTACTCTTGCCATACGAAACGCTTACCGCCGACAGGGTATAGGAGAACGACTACTAATTCAAATCATCGAAATGGCGGCACAACTTAAGGCTAACGTGGTTACACTAGAAGTACGTGTCTCAAACAAACAAGCCCAAGCACTATACGAGAAATATAGATTCCAAAAGGTTGGCGTACGCCGGGCTTACTATACAGACAACGGAGAAGATGCAGTGCTCATGACCACCGATTCTCTGACTTCCAGCGTTTTTCAATCACACTTTAAGCAACTTAGACAAGCTAATAAAAACAGATGGCGAGAACTCTATGTAAATGAATTATCAAAGGTCGCTTAACAAACTCTATTATGTTAAACACCATCTTGGCATGTGGGTGGTATTATGAGTGAGATGAAAAGCGCCCGGGAAAAAGCCATGGAAAAAGTAGAAAAGCTGGGCAAACCCACTGAAGACGAGGTCAAACGATTTGAGTGTGTCCCAGTCGGAAATAAACTGGCTTCCAGATATCTTCAAGAAGCTGATTTTAATCTAGATGCCGAACTGATGAAATACAAAGGCACCGGATTAAGGAAATACATAGCTCAGGGTGCCCAGGAGATATTCCTGCATAATATAATCCTCCCCCAAAGTGAGCGAGACAAAGAAATCACAAAAAGAGCTATGACTGGCTTAAGGGTAGCAAAAGAAAACAAAAACCAACTCGAAACTATCCTGGACCGGATAACTAATCTACTCAATTATTATGAGCAAGCCTGCCAGCAGACCTACTCGCAGTTCAAAAAGGGTTTCGAAGCAAGACTACAAGAAAGTAATCAAGTTTTACAAAAGCAACCCGGAAATGCTGTCCCTATCGAGGTACAGCTTCAGGCTCAATTCCAGGCAGAATGGCACAAGCTCAGCAGCCAACTCAATGCTCAATACGAAAAAGTACTCGAGGAACATAAACAACAGATACAAAAAATAGGTTGAGGCTCACTCAAAACCAGGCGAATAATTGGGTAAACTACACTTCAGTCTACTATTATCTGTTACTGTAGCCATAATAATTAGCTGCAGTTATCAGGCAAAGCCAGCAATGCCTACATCTCAGCCTGGAGAAATGCCAACAGAAACACAAGCCGGA
Coding sequences within:
- a CDS encoding dihydroorotate dehydrogenase, producing MGNLSVQLTPGHPKGLLLANPVMTASGTFGYGVEYSKLIDIKRLGAIVCKGTTLRAREGNPQPRLVETASGVINSVGLENIGVEAVIKEKAPVWAKWRVPVIVNIAGETIDAYQEVAARLEGIPGVSGIEVNISCPNVASGGMEFGTNPRSAAEVTKMVKSVSSLPIIVKLSPNVTDIGEIASAVYEAGADAITLINTVRGMAIDINKCQPSLGNTVGGLSGPAIKPIALYMVYKVAGIVGIPIIGCGGISCAADALEFLMAGASAVQVGTVNLTSPQAVLDVLDGIEQFMKKKGIQNLKDIVGIARR
- a CDS encoding MTH1187 family thiamine-binding protein, giving the protein MKGRVVAEVSIIPIGTGDTGLSHHVVSCLEVLKGRKDLTYRLTPMGTVIEGPLDKLLEAVRKMHEVPFTRGASRVVTHLKIDDRRDKPTTMASKVESVRKLRPSIKA
- the rimI gene encoding ribosomal-protein-alanine N-acetyltransferase translates to MSYIIRRMQDGDIPQALEIDREAFPAQWPHPSYDSFKQELRNRLALYVVVVKPSEIEATKQDTDDKGFWQKLQHLFDHARFFGEEVSPHQKEYIVGIAGFWIMVDEAHITTLAIRNAYRRQGIGERLLIQIIEMAAQLKANVVTLEVRVSNKQAQALYEKYRFQKVGVRRAYYTDNGEDAVLMTTDSLTSSVFQSHFKQLRQANKNRWRELYVNELSKVA